In Rhea pennata isolate bPtePen1 chromosome 20, bPtePen1.pri, whole genome shotgun sequence, a single window of DNA contains:
- the GIT1 gene encoding ARF GTPase-activating protein GIT1 isoform X1 — MSRKAQRAEVCADCSAPDPGWASINRGVLICDECCSVHRSLGRHISIVKHLRHSPWPATLLQMVHTLASNGANSIWEHSLLDPAQVQSGRRKANPQDKVHPTKSEFIRAKYQMLAFVHKLPCRDDDGVTAKDLSKQLHSSVRTGNLETCLRLLSLGAQANFFHPEKGTTPLHVAAKAGQILQAELLVVYGADPGAPDVNGRTPIDYARQAAQHELAERLVECQYELTDRLAFYLCGRKPDHKNGHYIIPQMADRVRPKCVAQSLDLSELAKAAKKKLQALSNRLFEELAMDVYDEVDRRENDAVWLTTQNHSTLVTERSAVPFLPVNPEYSATRNQGRQKLARFNAREFATLLIDILGEAKRRQQGKSLLSPTDALDYSLRSQSDLDDQHDYDSVASDEDTDQELLRNASRNNRARSMDSSDLSDGPITLQEYLEVKKALAASEAKVQQLMKVNNSLSDELRRLQREIHKLQSENSQIRQQTGPTHPAPAPSERPEHGHPPGPAAAHRRDRQAFSMYEPGSALKPFGQPAEELVTRLQPFGSSEAEDEALYPVHIPASVYRIRKGVSASSVPFPPSSPLLSCPPDGARHMSKLDRHGSGTDSDYDNTQAGELLLSVEGKRFVELSKEEDFAHELDPLDGELDPGLPSTEDVILKTEQVTKNIQELLRAAQESKHDSFVPCSEKIHSAVTEMALLFPKKPALETVRSSLRLLNASAYRLQSECRKTVPPEPGAAVDYQLLTQQVIQCAYDIAKAAKQLVTITTREKKQ, encoded by the exons ATGTCCCGGAAGGCGCAGCGGGCGGAGGTGTGCGCCGACTGCAGCGCCCCAG acCCCGGCTGGGCCTCCATCAACCGCGGCGTGCTCATCTGCGACGAGTGCTGCAGCGTGCACCGCAGCCTGGGCCGCCACATCTCCATCGTCAAGCACCTGCGCCACAGCCCCTGGCCCGCCACGCTGCTCCAG ATGGTGCACACCTTGGCCAGCAACGGTGCCAACTCCATCTGGGAGCACTCGCTGCTGGACCCGGCGCAGGTGCAGAGCGGGCGCCGCAAGGCCAACCCCCAGGACAAAGTGCA ccccaccaaGTCGGAGTTCATCCGCGCCAAGTACCAGATGCTGGCGTTCGTGCACAAGCTGCCGTGCCGGGACGACGACGGGGTCACCGCCAAGGACCTCAGCAAG CAACTGCACTCGAGCGTGCGGACGGGCAACCTGGAGACCTGCCTTCGCCTGCTCTCGCTGGGCGCCCAGGCCAACTTCTTCCACCCG GAGAAGGGCACCACGCCGCTGCACGTGGCCGCCAAGGCCGGCCAGATCCTGCAAGCGGAGCTGCTGGTGGTCTACGGCGCGGACCCCGGGGCGCCCGACGTCAACGGCCGGACCCCCATCGACTACGCCAG GCAGGCGGCGCAGCACGAGCTGGCCGAGCGGCTGGTGGAGTGCCAGTACGAGCTGACCGACCGGCTCGCCTTCTACCTCTGCGGGAGGAAGCCGG ACCACAAGAACGGGCACTACATCATCCCGCAGATGGCGGACAG GGTGCGCCCCAAGTGCGTGGCACAGAG CCTCGACCTGTCCGAACTGGCCAAGGCGGCCAAGAAGAAGCTGCAGGCG CTCAGCAACCGGCTCTTCGAGGAGCTGGCCATGGACGTGTACGACGAGGTGGACCGCCGCGAGAACGACGCGG TCTGGCTGACGACGCAGAACCACAGCACGCTGGTGACGGAGCGCAGCGCCGTGCCCTTCCTGCCCGTCAACCCCGAGTACTCGGCCACCCGCAACCAG GGCCGGCAGAAGCTGGCGCGGTTCAACGCCCGGGAATTCGCCACGCTGCTCATCGACATCCTGGGCGAAGCCAAGCGCCGGCAGCAGGGGAAGAGCCTGCTGAGCCCCACAG ACGCCCTCGACTACTCGCTGCGGAGCCAGAGCGACCTGGACGACCAGCACGACTACGACAGCGTCGCCTCCGACGAGGACACGGACCAGGAGCTGCTGCGCAACGCCTCGCGCAACAACCGTGCCCGG AGCATGGACTCCTCGGACCTGTCGGACGGCCCCATCACGCTGCAGGAGTACCTGGAGGTGAAGAAGGCCCTGGCGGCCTCGGAGGCCAAGGTGCAGCAGCTCATGAAGGTGAACAACAGCCTGAGCGACGAGCTGCGCCGGCTGCAGCGCGAG ATCCACAAGCTGCAGTCGGAAAACTCGCAGATCCGGCAGCAGACGGGCCCCACGCACCCGGCGCCGGCCCCCAGCGAGCGCCCGGAGCACGGGCaccccccgggcccggccgccgcgcacCGCCGGGACCGCCAGGCCTTCTCCATGTACGAGCCCGGCTCGGCGCTCAAGCCCTTCGGGCAGCCCGCGGAGGAGCTCGTGACGCGGCTCCAGCCCTTCGGCTCCAGC GAGGCGGAGGACGAGGCTCTGTACCCCGTGCACATCCCGGCCAGCGTGTACCGG ATCCGGAAAGGTGTGTCTGCCTCCTCGGTGCCCTTTCCCCCGTCCTCCCCGCTGCTCTCCTGCCCGCCCGACGGTGCCCGGCACATG AGCAAGCTGGACCGGCACGGCAGCGGCACCGACAGCGACTACGACAACACGCAGGCGGGTGAGCTCCTGCTCAG CGTGGAGGGGAAGCGGTTCGTGGAGCTGAGCAAGGAGGAGGACTTTGCGCACGAGCTGGACCCGCTGGACGGGGAGCTGGACCCGGGGCTGCCCAGCACCGAGGACGTCATCCTCAAAACCGAGCAGGTCACCAAGAACatccaggagctgctgcgggcTGCGCAGGAGTCCAAGCACGACAG CTTCGTGCCCTGCTCGGAGAAGATCCACTCGGCCGTCACGGAGATGGCTTTGCTCTTCCCCAAG AAGCCGGCGCTGGAGACGGTGCGGAGCTCCCTGCGGCTGCTCAACGCCAGCGCCTACCGGCTGCAGAGCGAGTGCCGCAAGACGGTgccgccggagccgggcgccgccgtGGACTACCAGCTCCTGACGCAGCAGGTCATCCAGTGCGCCTACGACATCGCCAAGGCCGCCAAGCAGCTGGTCACCATCACCACGCGGGAGAAGAAGCAGTga
- the GIT1 gene encoding ARF GTPase-activating protein GIT1 isoform X2: MSRKAQRAEVCADCSAPDPGWASINRGVLICDECCSVHRSLGRHISIVKHLRHSPWPATLLQMVHTLASNGANSIWEHSLLDPAQVQSGRRKANPQDKVHPTKSEFIRAKYQMLAFVHKLPCRDDDGVTAKDLSKQLHSSVRTGNLETCLRLLSLGAQANFFHPEKGTTPLHVAAKAGQILQAELLVVYGADPGAPDVNGRTPIDYARQAAQHELAERLVECQYELTDRLAFYLCGRKPDHKNGHYIIPQMADSLDLSELAKAAKKKLQALSNRLFEELAMDVYDEVDRRENDAVWLTTQNHSTLVTERSAVPFLPVNPEYSATRNQGRQKLARFNAREFATLLIDILGEAKRRQQGKSLLSPTDALDYSLRSQSDLDDQHDYDSVASDEDTDQELLRNASRNNRARSMDSSDLSDGPITLQEYLEVKKALAASEAKVQQLMKVNNSLSDELRRLQREIHKLQSENSQIRQQTGPTHPAPAPSERPEHGHPPGPAAAHRRDRQAFSMYEPGSALKPFGQPAEELVTRLQPFGSSEAEDEALYPVHIPASVYRIRKGVSASSVPFPPSSPLLSCPPDGARHMSKLDRHGSGTDSDYDNTQAGELLLSVEGKRFVELSKEEDFAHELDPLDGELDPGLPSTEDVILKTEQVTKNIQELLRAAQESKHDSFVPCSEKIHSAVTEMALLFPKKPALETVRSSLRLLNASAYRLQSECRKTVPPEPGAAVDYQLLTQQVIQCAYDIAKAAKQLVTITTREKKQ, encoded by the exons ATGTCCCGGAAGGCGCAGCGGGCGGAGGTGTGCGCCGACTGCAGCGCCCCAG acCCCGGCTGGGCCTCCATCAACCGCGGCGTGCTCATCTGCGACGAGTGCTGCAGCGTGCACCGCAGCCTGGGCCGCCACATCTCCATCGTCAAGCACCTGCGCCACAGCCCCTGGCCCGCCACGCTGCTCCAG ATGGTGCACACCTTGGCCAGCAACGGTGCCAACTCCATCTGGGAGCACTCGCTGCTGGACCCGGCGCAGGTGCAGAGCGGGCGCCGCAAGGCCAACCCCCAGGACAAAGTGCA ccccaccaaGTCGGAGTTCATCCGCGCCAAGTACCAGATGCTGGCGTTCGTGCACAAGCTGCCGTGCCGGGACGACGACGGGGTCACCGCCAAGGACCTCAGCAAG CAACTGCACTCGAGCGTGCGGACGGGCAACCTGGAGACCTGCCTTCGCCTGCTCTCGCTGGGCGCCCAGGCCAACTTCTTCCACCCG GAGAAGGGCACCACGCCGCTGCACGTGGCCGCCAAGGCCGGCCAGATCCTGCAAGCGGAGCTGCTGGTGGTCTACGGCGCGGACCCCGGGGCGCCCGACGTCAACGGCCGGACCCCCATCGACTACGCCAG GCAGGCGGCGCAGCACGAGCTGGCCGAGCGGCTGGTGGAGTGCCAGTACGAGCTGACCGACCGGCTCGCCTTCTACCTCTGCGGGAGGAAGCCGG ACCACAAGAACGGGCACTACATCATCCCGCAGATGGCGGACAG CCTCGACCTGTCCGAACTGGCCAAGGCGGCCAAGAAGAAGCTGCAGGCG CTCAGCAACCGGCTCTTCGAGGAGCTGGCCATGGACGTGTACGACGAGGTGGACCGCCGCGAGAACGACGCGG TCTGGCTGACGACGCAGAACCACAGCACGCTGGTGACGGAGCGCAGCGCCGTGCCCTTCCTGCCCGTCAACCCCGAGTACTCGGCCACCCGCAACCAG GGCCGGCAGAAGCTGGCGCGGTTCAACGCCCGGGAATTCGCCACGCTGCTCATCGACATCCTGGGCGAAGCCAAGCGCCGGCAGCAGGGGAAGAGCCTGCTGAGCCCCACAG ACGCCCTCGACTACTCGCTGCGGAGCCAGAGCGACCTGGACGACCAGCACGACTACGACAGCGTCGCCTCCGACGAGGACACGGACCAGGAGCTGCTGCGCAACGCCTCGCGCAACAACCGTGCCCGG AGCATGGACTCCTCGGACCTGTCGGACGGCCCCATCACGCTGCAGGAGTACCTGGAGGTGAAGAAGGCCCTGGCGGCCTCGGAGGCCAAGGTGCAGCAGCTCATGAAGGTGAACAACAGCCTGAGCGACGAGCTGCGCCGGCTGCAGCGCGAG ATCCACAAGCTGCAGTCGGAAAACTCGCAGATCCGGCAGCAGACGGGCCCCACGCACCCGGCGCCGGCCCCCAGCGAGCGCCCGGAGCACGGGCaccccccgggcccggccgccgcgcacCGCCGGGACCGCCAGGCCTTCTCCATGTACGAGCCCGGCTCGGCGCTCAAGCCCTTCGGGCAGCCCGCGGAGGAGCTCGTGACGCGGCTCCAGCCCTTCGGCTCCAGC GAGGCGGAGGACGAGGCTCTGTACCCCGTGCACATCCCGGCCAGCGTGTACCGG ATCCGGAAAGGTGTGTCTGCCTCCTCGGTGCCCTTTCCCCCGTCCTCCCCGCTGCTCTCCTGCCCGCCCGACGGTGCCCGGCACATG AGCAAGCTGGACCGGCACGGCAGCGGCACCGACAGCGACTACGACAACACGCAGGCGGGTGAGCTCCTGCTCAG CGTGGAGGGGAAGCGGTTCGTGGAGCTGAGCAAGGAGGAGGACTTTGCGCACGAGCTGGACCCGCTGGACGGGGAGCTGGACCCGGGGCTGCCCAGCACCGAGGACGTCATCCTCAAAACCGAGCAGGTCACCAAGAACatccaggagctgctgcgggcTGCGCAGGAGTCCAAGCACGACAG CTTCGTGCCCTGCTCGGAGAAGATCCACTCGGCCGTCACGGAGATGGCTTTGCTCTTCCCCAAG AAGCCGGCGCTGGAGACGGTGCGGAGCTCCCTGCGGCTGCTCAACGCCAGCGCCTACCGGCTGCAGAGCGAGTGCCGCAAGACGGTgccgccggagccgggcgccgccgtGGACTACCAGCTCCTGACGCAGCAGGTCATCCAGTGCGCCTACGACATCGCCAAGGCCGCCAAGCAGCTGGTCACCATCACCACGCGGGAGAAGAAGCAGTga
- the GIT1 gene encoding ARF GTPase-activating protein GIT1 isoform X3, which produces MSRKAQRAEVCADCSAPDPGWASINRGVLICDECCSVHRSLGRHISIVKHLRHSPWPATLLQMVHTLASNGANSIWEHSLLDPAQVQSGRRKANPQDKVHPTKSEFIRAKYQMLAFVHKLPCRDDDGVTAKDLSKQLHSSVRTGNLETCLRLLSLGAQANFFHPEKGTTPLHVAAKAGQILQAELLVVYGADPGAPDVNGRTPIDYARQAAQHELAERLVECQYELTDRLAFYLCGRKPDHKNGHYIIPQMADRVRPKCVAQSLDLSELAKAAKKKLQALSNRLFEELAMDVYDEVDRRENDAVWLTTQNHSTLVTERSAVPFLPVNPEYSATRNQGRQKLARFNAREFATLLIDILGEAKRRQQGKSLLSPTDALDYSLRSQSDLDDQHDYDSVASDEDTDQELLRNASRNNRARSMDSSDLSDGPITLQEYLEVKKALAASEAKVQQLMKVNNSLSDELRRLQREIHKLQSENSQIRQQTGPTHPAPAPSERPEHGHPPGPAAAHRRDRQAFSMYEPGSALKPFGQPAEELVTRLQPFGSSIRKGVSASSVPFPPSSPLLSCPPDGARHMSKLDRHGSGTDSDYDNTQAGELLLSVEGKRFVELSKEEDFAHELDPLDGELDPGLPSTEDVILKTEQVTKNIQELLRAAQESKHDSFVPCSEKIHSAVTEMALLFPKKPALETVRSSLRLLNASAYRLQSECRKTVPPEPGAAVDYQLLTQQVIQCAYDIAKAAKQLVTITTREKKQ; this is translated from the exons ATGTCCCGGAAGGCGCAGCGGGCGGAGGTGTGCGCCGACTGCAGCGCCCCAG acCCCGGCTGGGCCTCCATCAACCGCGGCGTGCTCATCTGCGACGAGTGCTGCAGCGTGCACCGCAGCCTGGGCCGCCACATCTCCATCGTCAAGCACCTGCGCCACAGCCCCTGGCCCGCCACGCTGCTCCAG ATGGTGCACACCTTGGCCAGCAACGGTGCCAACTCCATCTGGGAGCACTCGCTGCTGGACCCGGCGCAGGTGCAGAGCGGGCGCCGCAAGGCCAACCCCCAGGACAAAGTGCA ccccaccaaGTCGGAGTTCATCCGCGCCAAGTACCAGATGCTGGCGTTCGTGCACAAGCTGCCGTGCCGGGACGACGACGGGGTCACCGCCAAGGACCTCAGCAAG CAACTGCACTCGAGCGTGCGGACGGGCAACCTGGAGACCTGCCTTCGCCTGCTCTCGCTGGGCGCCCAGGCCAACTTCTTCCACCCG GAGAAGGGCACCACGCCGCTGCACGTGGCCGCCAAGGCCGGCCAGATCCTGCAAGCGGAGCTGCTGGTGGTCTACGGCGCGGACCCCGGGGCGCCCGACGTCAACGGCCGGACCCCCATCGACTACGCCAG GCAGGCGGCGCAGCACGAGCTGGCCGAGCGGCTGGTGGAGTGCCAGTACGAGCTGACCGACCGGCTCGCCTTCTACCTCTGCGGGAGGAAGCCGG ACCACAAGAACGGGCACTACATCATCCCGCAGATGGCGGACAG GGTGCGCCCCAAGTGCGTGGCACAGAG CCTCGACCTGTCCGAACTGGCCAAGGCGGCCAAGAAGAAGCTGCAGGCG CTCAGCAACCGGCTCTTCGAGGAGCTGGCCATGGACGTGTACGACGAGGTGGACCGCCGCGAGAACGACGCGG TCTGGCTGACGACGCAGAACCACAGCACGCTGGTGACGGAGCGCAGCGCCGTGCCCTTCCTGCCCGTCAACCCCGAGTACTCGGCCACCCGCAACCAG GGCCGGCAGAAGCTGGCGCGGTTCAACGCCCGGGAATTCGCCACGCTGCTCATCGACATCCTGGGCGAAGCCAAGCGCCGGCAGCAGGGGAAGAGCCTGCTGAGCCCCACAG ACGCCCTCGACTACTCGCTGCGGAGCCAGAGCGACCTGGACGACCAGCACGACTACGACAGCGTCGCCTCCGACGAGGACACGGACCAGGAGCTGCTGCGCAACGCCTCGCGCAACAACCGTGCCCGG AGCATGGACTCCTCGGACCTGTCGGACGGCCCCATCACGCTGCAGGAGTACCTGGAGGTGAAGAAGGCCCTGGCGGCCTCGGAGGCCAAGGTGCAGCAGCTCATGAAGGTGAACAACAGCCTGAGCGACGAGCTGCGCCGGCTGCAGCGCGAG ATCCACAAGCTGCAGTCGGAAAACTCGCAGATCCGGCAGCAGACGGGCCCCACGCACCCGGCGCCGGCCCCCAGCGAGCGCCCGGAGCACGGGCaccccccgggcccggccgccgcgcacCGCCGGGACCGCCAGGCCTTCTCCATGTACGAGCCCGGCTCGGCGCTCAAGCCCTTCGGGCAGCCCGCGGAGGAGCTCGTGACGCGGCTCCAGCCCTTCGGCTCCAGC ATCCGGAAAGGTGTGTCTGCCTCCTCGGTGCCCTTTCCCCCGTCCTCCCCGCTGCTCTCCTGCCCGCCCGACGGTGCCCGGCACATG AGCAAGCTGGACCGGCACGGCAGCGGCACCGACAGCGACTACGACAACACGCAGGCGGGTGAGCTCCTGCTCAG CGTGGAGGGGAAGCGGTTCGTGGAGCTGAGCAAGGAGGAGGACTTTGCGCACGAGCTGGACCCGCTGGACGGGGAGCTGGACCCGGGGCTGCCCAGCACCGAGGACGTCATCCTCAAAACCGAGCAGGTCACCAAGAACatccaggagctgctgcgggcTGCGCAGGAGTCCAAGCACGACAG CTTCGTGCCCTGCTCGGAGAAGATCCACTCGGCCGTCACGGAGATGGCTTTGCTCTTCCCCAAG AAGCCGGCGCTGGAGACGGTGCGGAGCTCCCTGCGGCTGCTCAACGCCAGCGCCTACCGGCTGCAGAGCGAGTGCCGCAAGACGGTgccgccggagccgggcgccgccgtGGACTACCAGCTCCTGACGCAGCAGGTCATCCAGTGCGCCTACGACATCGCCAAGGCCGCCAAGCAGCTGGTCACCATCACCACGCGGGAGAAGAAGCAGTga
- the GIT1 gene encoding ARF GTPase-activating protein GIT1 isoform X5 — MSRKAQRAEVCADCSAPDPGWASINRGVLICDECCSVHRSLGRHISIVKHLRHSPWPATLLQMVHTLASNGANSIWEHSLLDPAQVQSGRRKANPQDKVHPTKSEFIRAKYQMLAFVHKLPCRDDDGVTAKDLSKQLHSSVRTGNLETCLRLLSLGAQANFFHPEKGTTPLHVAAKAGQILQAELLVVYGADPGAPDVNGRTPIDYARQAAQHELAERLVECQYELTDRLAFYLCGRKPDHKNGHYIIPQMADRVRPKCVAQSLDLSELAKAAKKKLQALSNRLFEELAMDVYDEVDRRENDAVWLTTQNHSTLVTERSAVPFLPVNPEYSATRNQGRQKLARFNAREFATLLIDILGEAKRRQQGKSLLSPTDALDYSLRSQSDLDDQHDYDSVASDEDTDQELLRNASRNNRARSMDSSDLSDGPITLQEYLEVKKALAASEAKVQQLMKVNNSLSDELRRLQREIHKLQSENSQIRQQTGPTHPAPAPSERPEHGHPPGPAAAHRRDRQAFSMYEPGSALKPFGQPAEELVTRLQPFGSSSKLDRHGSGTDSDYDNTQAGELLLSVEGKRFVELSKEEDFAHELDPLDGELDPGLPSTEDVILKTEQVTKNIQELLRAAQESKHDSFVPCSEKIHSAVTEMALLFPKKPALETVRSSLRLLNASAYRLQSECRKTVPPEPGAAVDYQLLTQQVIQCAYDIAKAAKQLVTITTREKKQ, encoded by the exons ATGTCCCGGAAGGCGCAGCGGGCGGAGGTGTGCGCCGACTGCAGCGCCCCAG acCCCGGCTGGGCCTCCATCAACCGCGGCGTGCTCATCTGCGACGAGTGCTGCAGCGTGCACCGCAGCCTGGGCCGCCACATCTCCATCGTCAAGCACCTGCGCCACAGCCCCTGGCCCGCCACGCTGCTCCAG ATGGTGCACACCTTGGCCAGCAACGGTGCCAACTCCATCTGGGAGCACTCGCTGCTGGACCCGGCGCAGGTGCAGAGCGGGCGCCGCAAGGCCAACCCCCAGGACAAAGTGCA ccccaccaaGTCGGAGTTCATCCGCGCCAAGTACCAGATGCTGGCGTTCGTGCACAAGCTGCCGTGCCGGGACGACGACGGGGTCACCGCCAAGGACCTCAGCAAG CAACTGCACTCGAGCGTGCGGACGGGCAACCTGGAGACCTGCCTTCGCCTGCTCTCGCTGGGCGCCCAGGCCAACTTCTTCCACCCG GAGAAGGGCACCACGCCGCTGCACGTGGCCGCCAAGGCCGGCCAGATCCTGCAAGCGGAGCTGCTGGTGGTCTACGGCGCGGACCCCGGGGCGCCCGACGTCAACGGCCGGACCCCCATCGACTACGCCAG GCAGGCGGCGCAGCACGAGCTGGCCGAGCGGCTGGTGGAGTGCCAGTACGAGCTGACCGACCGGCTCGCCTTCTACCTCTGCGGGAGGAAGCCGG ACCACAAGAACGGGCACTACATCATCCCGCAGATGGCGGACAG GGTGCGCCCCAAGTGCGTGGCACAGAG CCTCGACCTGTCCGAACTGGCCAAGGCGGCCAAGAAGAAGCTGCAGGCG CTCAGCAACCGGCTCTTCGAGGAGCTGGCCATGGACGTGTACGACGAGGTGGACCGCCGCGAGAACGACGCGG TCTGGCTGACGACGCAGAACCACAGCACGCTGGTGACGGAGCGCAGCGCCGTGCCCTTCCTGCCCGTCAACCCCGAGTACTCGGCCACCCGCAACCAG GGCCGGCAGAAGCTGGCGCGGTTCAACGCCCGGGAATTCGCCACGCTGCTCATCGACATCCTGGGCGAAGCCAAGCGCCGGCAGCAGGGGAAGAGCCTGCTGAGCCCCACAG ACGCCCTCGACTACTCGCTGCGGAGCCAGAGCGACCTGGACGACCAGCACGACTACGACAGCGTCGCCTCCGACGAGGACACGGACCAGGAGCTGCTGCGCAACGCCTCGCGCAACAACCGTGCCCGG AGCATGGACTCCTCGGACCTGTCGGACGGCCCCATCACGCTGCAGGAGTACCTGGAGGTGAAGAAGGCCCTGGCGGCCTCGGAGGCCAAGGTGCAGCAGCTCATGAAGGTGAACAACAGCCTGAGCGACGAGCTGCGCCGGCTGCAGCGCGAG ATCCACAAGCTGCAGTCGGAAAACTCGCAGATCCGGCAGCAGACGGGCCCCACGCACCCGGCGCCGGCCCCCAGCGAGCGCCCGGAGCACGGGCaccccccgggcccggccgccgcgcacCGCCGGGACCGCCAGGCCTTCTCCATGTACGAGCCCGGCTCGGCGCTCAAGCCCTTCGGGCAGCCCGCGGAGGAGCTCGTGACGCGGCTCCAGCCCTTCGGCTCCAGC AGCAAGCTGGACCGGCACGGCAGCGGCACCGACAGCGACTACGACAACACGCAGGCGGGTGAGCTCCTGCTCAG CGTGGAGGGGAAGCGGTTCGTGGAGCTGAGCAAGGAGGAGGACTTTGCGCACGAGCTGGACCCGCTGGACGGGGAGCTGGACCCGGGGCTGCCCAGCACCGAGGACGTCATCCTCAAAACCGAGCAGGTCACCAAGAACatccaggagctgctgcgggcTGCGCAGGAGTCCAAGCACGACAG CTTCGTGCCCTGCTCGGAGAAGATCCACTCGGCCGTCACGGAGATGGCTTTGCTCTTCCCCAAG AAGCCGGCGCTGGAGACGGTGCGGAGCTCCCTGCGGCTGCTCAACGCCAGCGCCTACCGGCTGCAGAGCGAGTGCCGCAAGACGGTgccgccggagccgggcgccgccgtGGACTACCAGCTCCTGACGCAGCAGGTCATCCAGTGCGCCTACGACATCGCCAAGGCCGCCAAGCAGCTGGTCACCATCACCACGCGGGAGAAGAAGCAGTga